The following proteins come from a genomic window of Pseudomonas hygromyciniae:
- a CDS encoding cbb3-type cytochrome c oxidase subunit 3: protein MWEVIFNLAAVICLYGAVEYCLRGQSGDALDEASLIPFADDPEVARRVELATGKQVKAVTPEEAKPGWGNVEV from the coding sequence ATGTGGGAGGTCATTTTTAACCTGGCGGCGGTGATCTGCCTGTATGGCGCCGTGGAATATTGCCTTCGGGGTCAGTCGGGGGATGCGTTGGATGAGGCCAGTCTGATTCCGTTTGCCGACGACCCGGAAGTGGCACGCCGGGTGGAGCTGGCGACGGGCAAGCAGGTCAAGGCGGTGACGCCTGAGGAGGCCAAGCCAGGCTGGGGTAATGTAGAGGTCTGA
- a CDS encoding glycerate kinase has protein sequence MKVIIAPDSFKDSLSAEGVAQAIAQGVAEVWPDAELIKCPMADGGEGTVESVLAACHGQLRSCTVQGPLGGSVEARWGWLAESATAIIEMAEASGLQLVPPGQRDACSSSTFGTGELIRAALDAGAARIILAIGGSATNDGGAGAMQALGVQLLDAQGTSLVRGGLALAQLARINLEHLDPRLAQVSFDIAADVNNPLCGPHGASAIFGPQKGATAHHVEQLDQALGHFADHCAEVLPRDVRDEPGSGAAGGLGFAAKAFLGAQFRAGVDVVAELVGLEDAVRGADLVITGEGRFDAQTLRGKTPFGVARVAKQHGVPVIVIAGTLGEGYEQMYAHGVDAAFALPGGPMSLEQACREAPRLLRERAADIARVWRLGAQRSRG, from the coding sequence ATGAAAGTCATCATCGCCCCCGACTCGTTCAAGGACAGCCTGAGTGCCGAAGGCGTGGCCCAGGCCATTGCCCAAGGGGTGGCCGAGGTCTGGCCCGATGCCGAACTGATCAAGTGCCCGATGGCGGACGGTGGTGAGGGCACGGTGGAGTCGGTACTCGCTGCCTGCCATGGCCAATTGCGCAGTTGCACCGTGCAAGGCCCGTTGGGTGGGAGCGTGGAGGCACGCTGGGGCTGGTTGGCCGAGAGCGCCACGGCAATCATCGAAATGGCCGAAGCCAGCGGCTTGCAACTGGTCCCGCCGGGGCAGCGCGATGCCTGTTCCAGCAGCACTTTCGGCACCGGTGAACTGATCCGCGCCGCCCTGGATGCCGGGGCGGCGCGGATCATCCTGGCGATTGGCGGCAGTGCTACCAATGACGGCGGCGCCGGTGCCATGCAGGCCTTGGGCGTGCAGTTGCTGGACGCCCAGGGCACAAGCCTGGTGCGTGGCGGCTTGGCGCTGGCGCAGTTGGCACGGATCAATCTTGAACATTTGGACCCACGCCTGGCCCAGGTGAGTTTCGACATCGCCGCCGACGTCAACAATCCCCTATGCGGCCCCCACGGCGCGTCAGCGATTTTCGGCCCGCAAAAAGGCGCCACTGCACACCACGTCGAGCAACTGGACCAGGCCCTGGGACACTTCGCCGACCACTGCGCAGAGGTGTTGCCCCGGGACGTGCGCGACGAACCGGGCAGCGGCGCCGCGGGAGGCCTGGGCTTTGCTGCCAAAGCCTTCCTCGGTGCGCAGTTTCGCGCGGGTGTGGACGTGGTCGCCGAATTGGTGGGGCTGGAAGATGCGGTACGCGGCGCCGACCTGGTAATCACCGGCGAAGGTCGTTTCGACGCCCAGACCCTGCGCGGCAAAACCCCGTTTGGCGTGGCGCGGGTGGCCAAGCAGCACGGCGTTCCGGTGATTGTGATCGCCGGGACGCTGGGCGAGGGCTACGAACAGATGTACGCACATGGCGTCGACGCTGCGTTCGCCTTGCCAGGTGGGCCGATGAGCCTGGAGCAGGCCTGCCGCGAAGCGCCGAGGCTGTTGCGTGAACGGGCGGCGGATATTGCGCGGGTGTGGCGGCTGGGCGCGCAACGCAGTCGTGGATGA
- a CDS encoding MFS transporter, producing MSQSAAATLANDDDKNAVYKRITLRLIPFIFICYLFNYLDRVNVGFAKLQMLDALKFSETVYGLGAGIFFIGYVLCGVPSNLALTKFGPRRWIALMMITWGTLSTCLLFVTTPTHFYTLRLFTGAAEAGFFPGVVLYLSQWFPTFRRGRIMALFMSAIPVSGLLGSPFSGWILNHFAAGQGGLAGWQWMFLLQGVPTVILGALAYFLLSDSFANAKWLTAHERAVLEADQATDLANKPKTTTDSLLEVFKNPAIWAFGLIYFCIQSGVYAINFWLPSIIKNMGFSDNLMIGWLSAIPYLLAAVFMLLVGRSADLRKERRWHLVVPMLMGAVGLIIAVNFATTPAIAILGLTIATMGALTGLPMFWPVPTAMLSAGAAAGGLALINSMGQMAGFLSPYVVGFVKDATGSTDLALYLLAAVIVAGSVLALRMTRTLKA from the coding sequence ATGTCACAGAGCGCCGCCGCTACCCTGGCCAACGATGACGACAAAAACGCCGTCTACAAGCGCATCACCCTGCGCCTGATCCCCTTCATTTTCATCTGCTACCTGTTCAACTACCTGGACCGCGTCAACGTCGGCTTTGCCAAGCTGCAGATGCTCGACGCCTTGAAGTTCAGCGAGACCGTGTACGGCCTCGGTGCCGGGATTTTCTTTATCGGCTACGTGCTGTGCGGCGTACCCAGCAACCTGGCACTGACCAAGTTCGGGCCACGGCGCTGGATTGCGCTGATGATGATCACCTGGGGCACCCTGTCCACCTGCCTGTTGTTTGTCACCACACCGACGCACTTCTACACCTTGCGCCTGTTTACCGGTGCCGCCGAAGCGGGCTTCTTCCCGGGGGTGGTGCTGTACCTCTCGCAGTGGTTCCCGACCTTCCGCCGTGGGCGGATCATGGCGCTGTTCATGTCGGCAATCCCGGTGTCGGGCCTGCTCGGCAGCCCGTTCTCCGGCTGGATCCTCAATCACTTCGCCGCAGGCCAGGGTGGCCTGGCGGGCTGGCAGTGGATGTTCCTGCTGCAGGGTGTGCCAACGGTCATCCTCGGTGCCCTCGCCTACTTCCTGCTCAGCGACAGCTTTGCCAACGCCAAATGGCTGACCGCCCATGAGCGCGCGGTGCTCGAGGCCGACCAGGCCACCGACCTGGCCAACAAGCCCAAGACCACCACTGATTCGCTGCTGGAAGTGTTCAAGAACCCGGCGATCTGGGCGTTCGGCCTGATCTACTTCTGCATCCAGAGCGGCGTATACGCCATCAATTTCTGGCTGCCGTCGATCATCAAGAACATGGGCTTTAGCGATAACCTGATGATCGGCTGGCTCAGTGCGATTCCCTATCTGCTGGCGGCGGTGTTCATGCTGCTGGTCGGTCGCTCTGCCGACCTGCGCAAGGAGCGGCGTTGGCACTTGGTGGTGCCGATGCTGATGGGCGCTGTCGGCCTGATCATCGCGGTGAACTTCGCCACCACACCGGCCATCGCCATCCTCGGCCTGACCATCGCCACCATGGGCGCCCTCACCGGCCTGCCGATGTTCTGGCCGGTGCCCACTGCCATGCTCAGCGCCGGCGCGGCAGCGGGAGGCCTGGCGTTGATCAACTCCATGGGCCAGATGGCGGGCTTCTTGAGCCCGTATGTGGTGGGTTTTGTAAAGGATGCTACCGGGTCGACCGACCTGGCGTTGTACTTGCTGGCAGCGGTGATTGTCGCCGGTAGCGTGCTGGCATTGCGCATGACCCGTACCCTCAAGGCCTGA
- a CDS encoding aspartate/glutamate racemase family protein — MRTIGLIGGMSWESSAEYYRIINQQVRDRLGPLRSAQMLLYSVDFGPVEQAQHAGRWDDAALILQDAARRLQAGGADCIVLCTNTMHLVAPQIEAAVSVPFLHIADAAGAAAVKAQTLTVGLLGTAFTMEQDFLKARLAAQGLTVLVPDAQERSAVHRIIYEELCVGVISEASRQVYQQAIANLAARGAQAIILGCTEIGLLIKPEHSDLPLLDTTELHAQAAVAFALEDQAV, encoded by the coding sequence ATGCGCACCATCGGCCTTATCGGCGGCATGAGCTGGGAGTCCAGCGCCGAGTACTACCGGATCATCAACCAGCAGGTCCGCGACCGATTGGGGCCGTTGCGCTCGGCACAAATGCTGCTGTACAGCGTCGACTTCGGCCCGGTGGAGCAGGCTCAGCACGCCGGGCGCTGGGATGACGCGGCGCTGATCCTGCAAGACGCCGCGCGTCGTCTGCAAGCCGGTGGCGCCGACTGCATTGTGCTGTGTACCAACACCATGCATCTGGTCGCACCGCAGATAGAAGCGGCTGTGTCGGTGCCGTTCCTGCACATTGCCGATGCGGCGGGCGCGGCGGCGGTCAAGGCCCAGACCCTGACCGTCGGCCTGCTGGGCACGGCGTTTACCATGGAACAGGATTTTCTCAAGGCACGCCTGGCCGCTCAGGGCCTGACCGTGCTGGTGCCCGACGCACAAGAGCGCAGCGCCGTGCACCGGATCATTTATGAAGAGTTGTGCGTGGGGGTGATCAGCGAAGCGTCACGCCAAGTCTACCAACAGGCCATCGCGAACCTCGCCGCCCGTGGCGCCCAGGCAATTATCCTGGGGTGTACCGAGATTGGCCTGTTGATCAAGCCCGAGCACAGCGACCTGCCCTTGCTCGACACCACCGAGCTGCATGCGCAGGCTGCGGTGGCGTTTGCCCTGGAGGATCAGGCGGTCTGA
- a CDS encoding LysR family transcriptional regulator, whose translation MSSILDLEVFVRTADSGSLSAAARSLSLTPAAASIALKRLETRLGMRLLARSTRSMRLTEEGRRYLDSVRVALEALAEGEQAIKQHGQSLSGLLQLSAPSDFGRNVLLGWLDLFKREHPNIRLQLLLNDSNADLFRETVDIALRFGVPRDSSLVALPVVAHHRRIACASPAYLARHGTPQVPAELAQHSTLRYMRQGRANSTWYFRQGTLLEEVEVGGDYLSDDGEIVRRWALAGHGIAYKANLDVAGDIQAGRLVPLFSQWQGEPTPFNLMCPHRLQVSERVKVLHRFLQARCAELLGE comes from the coding sequence ATGAGCTCAATCCTCGACTTGGAAGTGTTTGTGCGTACCGCCGACAGTGGCAGCCTTTCAGCGGCCGCCCGCAGCCTGAGCCTGACCCCGGCCGCAGCGAGTATCGCCCTCAAGCGCCTGGAAACCCGCCTGGGCATGCGCCTGCTGGCCCGCTCCACGCGCAGCATGCGCCTCACCGAAGAAGGCCGGCGCTACCTGGACAGCGTACGGGTGGCCCTGGAAGCCCTGGCGGAAGGCGAACAGGCGATCAAGCAACACGGCCAGAGCCTCAGCGGCTTGCTGCAACTGTCCGCGCCCTCGGATTTCGGGCGCAACGTGCTGCTGGGCTGGCTGGATCTGTTCAAGCGCGAACACCCCAATATCCGCCTGCAGTTGTTGCTCAACGACAGCAACGCCGACCTGTTCCGCGAAACCGTGGACATTGCCCTGCGCTTCGGCGTGCCACGGGATTCGAGCCTGGTGGCGCTGCCGGTAGTCGCCCATCACCGGCGTATCGCCTGCGCCAGCCCTGCATACCTGGCGCGCCACGGCACACCCCAGGTACCGGCGGAACTGGCGCAGCACAGCACGCTGCGCTACATGCGCCAGGGCCGAGCCAATAGCACCTGGTACTTTCGCCAGGGCACCTTGCTCGAAGAGGTCGAGGTGGGCGGCGATTACCTGAGCGATGACGGGGAAATCGTCAGGCGCTGGGCCCTGGCCGGCCACGGCATCGCCTACAAGGCCAATCTGGATGTGGCCGGCGATATCCAGGCCGGGCGCCTGGTGCCGTTGTTCAGCCAATGGCAAGGCGAACCCACACCCTTCAACCTGATGTGCCCCCATCGCTTGCAAGTGTCGGAGCGGGTCAAGGTCCTGCATCGCTTTCTACAGGCGCGCTGTGCCGAGTTGCTCGGCGAATGA
- a CDS encoding ABC transporter substrate-binding protein gives MSINHWSRFGLLLGLLLVSACSPDAPPPSSVQRVDGHLDAQGLLSYDPSDYHETRQGTPGGTLRVSAALDTGTFDVHSSYHGNVQWLARIVYDCLLYQDENGKISPWLAKSWDVSEDGKTYTFHLRDDVTFSDGEKFNAEALRVNLEHMRDPATKSPLAAAYIAPYIDGRIIDDYTFEARLREPYSPFLYVLAQSWLSMVSPKQIREAPKSIAEHPIGSGPFVLQSYTREQGATFTRRADYHWAPPVTRHIGPAYLDRIELSIVPEAMTRYSTLQSKRSDFTLDAPAQNTAAMRASQNLVVRNRIRMASPYRSLTFNTLRLPFDDVRVRKAVAQAIDRDGLAWIAGFGEFLPKSDYLAVNTPFYDPAYRDVLKYDVDAANRQLDEAGWTERDAQGYRVKNGRRLSAQLLGFESPSFPSNVAVAVQADVKKVGMQLTIQMMPLAQLTDRRTAGNYDAIGGGYWHTNTPDGLYILYHSDSRASPTKSGNNLSNLSDPRLDQLLSAARRSHDPRELQALYSAAQQRLTEVVPAVPDFESQVLIAYRRAVKGLIFDTVHNTPFFTSVWLDQEAP, from the coding sequence ATGTCGATCAATCACTGGAGCAGGTTCGGCCTGCTCCTGGGGTTGCTGCTGGTGAGCGCCTGCTCGCCGGACGCCCCACCGCCCAGTTCAGTGCAACGAGTGGACGGGCACCTGGATGCCCAGGGCCTGCTCAGCTATGACCCCAGCGACTACCACGAAACCCGCCAGGGCACGCCGGGCGGTACCTTGCGCGTGTCGGCGGCGTTGGATACCGGCACCTTCGATGTGCATTCCAGCTACCACGGCAACGTGCAATGGCTGGCGCGCATCGTCTACGACTGCCTGCTGTACCAGGATGAGAACGGCAAAATTTCACCCTGGCTGGCCAAGTCCTGGGACGTTTCCGAAGACGGCAAGACCTACACCTTCCACCTGCGTGACGACGTGACCTTCAGCGATGGCGAAAAATTCAATGCCGAGGCGTTGCGGGTCAACCTGGAGCATATGCGCGACCCGGCCACCAAATCACCGCTGGCGGCTGCGTACATCGCGCCCTATATCGATGGGCGGATCATTGACGACTACACCTTCGAGGCCCGCCTGCGCGAACCCTACTCGCCGTTCCTGTATGTGTTGGCCCAGTCCTGGCTGAGCATGGTCTCGCCCAAACAGATCCGTGAAGCGCCCAAAAGTATCGCCGAGCACCCCATCGGTTCCGGGCCGTTCGTGCTGCAAAGTTATACCCGCGAACAAGGGGCGACCTTTACCAGGCGCGCCGACTACCACTGGGCACCACCGGTTACCCGGCACATCGGCCCGGCTTACCTGGACCGTATCGAGCTGAGCATCGTCCCCGAGGCCATGACCCGCTACAGCACCCTGCAGTCCAAGCGTTCGGACTTCACCCTGGATGCCCCAGCGCAGAATACGGCGGCGATGCGCGCCTCGCAGAACCTGGTGGTACGCAACCGGATTCGCATGGCCAGCCCTTACCGCAGCCTCACGTTCAACACCCTGCGCTTGCCGTTCGACGATGTTCGGGTGCGCAAAGCCGTCGCCCAGGCCATCGACCGTGACGGCCTGGCCTGGATCGCCGGGTTCGGTGAGTTCCTGCCCAAGAGCGATTACCTGGCGGTGAACACGCCGTTCTACGATCCGGCCTACCGCGATGTATTGAAATACGACGTCGACGCCGCCAACCGGCAACTGGACGAAGCCGGCTGGACCGAGCGCGATGCCCAGGGCTATCGGGTCAAGAATGGCCGGCGCCTGTCGGCGCAACTGCTGGGCTTCGAGAGCCCGTCATTCCCCAGCAACGTCGCGGTTGCCGTGCAGGCGGACGTGAAGAAAGTCGGCATGCAACTGACCATTCAAATGATGCCCCTGGCCCAACTGACCGACCGCCGCACAGCCGGCAATTACGACGCTATCGGCGGCGGCTATTGGCACACCAACACGCCCGACGGCCTGTACATCCTGTACCACAGCGACTCGCGCGCCTCGCCCACCAAAAGCGGCAACAACCTCAGCAACCTCAGCGACCCGCGCCTGGATCAACTGCTCAGCGCCGCCCGCCGTTCCCATGACCCGCGAGAACTGCAGGCCCTGTACAGCGCCGCGCAACAACGCCTGACCGAAGTGGTGCCGGCGGTGCCGGACTTCGAAAGCCAGGTGCTGATTGCCTATCGCAGGGCGGTCAAGGGGCTGATCTTCGACACCGTGCACAACACCCCATTCTTTACCAGCGTGTGGCTGGACCAGGAGGCACCATGA
- the ccoN gene encoding cytochrome-c oxidase, cbb3-type subunit I, with protein sequence MSTASTGQAYNYKVVRQFVIATVVWGVIGMAMGVWIASQLVWPDMNLDLPWTTFGRLRPLHTSLVIFGFAGSAQFAASYYAVQRTCQVRLYSDWLAAFTFWGWQSVIVIMLVTLPLGYTTTKEYAEIEFSGAVWMTVVWVAYAIVFFTTVVQRKTQHIYVGNWFFGAFIVVIAMLHVVNHLSIPVDWFKSYPVYSGATDAMVQWWYGHNAVGFFLTTGFLGMMYYFVPKQVGRPVYSYRLSIVHFWALITLYIWAGPHHLHYTALPDWAQSLGMAMSLILLAPSWGGMINGMMTLSGAWHKLRTDPILRFLVLSLAFYGMSTFEGPMMAIKTVNALSHYTDWTIGHVHAGALGWVAMITFGSLYHMIPKVFGREQMYSVPLINLHFWLATIGTVLYIASMWVNGITQGLMWRAVNDDGTLTYSFVEALQASHPGFVVRFAGGVFFLSGMLLMAYNTWRTVRVADLKVAHSDAQIA encoded by the coding sequence ATGAGCACAGCATCAACCGGGCAGGCCTATAACTATAAGGTTGTCCGTCAATTCGTCATCGCCACCGTAGTGTGGGGCGTTATCGGCATGGCCATGGGGGTGTGGATCGCCTCGCAATTGGTGTGGCCAGACATGAACCTGGACCTGCCCTGGACCACCTTTGGCCGGTTGCGCCCACTGCACACCAGCCTGGTGATTTTCGGCTTTGCCGGCAGCGCGCAATTTGCCGCCAGCTACTACGCGGTACAGCGTACCTGCCAGGTGCGCCTGTACTCCGATTGGCTCGCCGCCTTCACGTTCTGGGGTTGGCAATCGGTGATCGTGATCATGCTGGTCACCCTGCCCCTGGGCTACACCACCACCAAGGAATACGCCGAGATCGAATTCTCCGGTGCGGTGTGGATGACGGTGGTGTGGGTGGCCTATGCGATTGTGTTCTTCACCACCGTGGTGCAACGCAAGACCCAACACATTTACGTCGGCAACTGGTTCTTCGGCGCGTTTATCGTGGTGATCGCCATGCTGCACGTGGTCAACCACCTGTCGATCCCGGTGGACTGGTTCAAGTCCTACCCGGTGTACTCCGGCGCTACCGACGCCATGGTGCAGTGGTGGTACGGGCACAACGCGGTGGGCTTCTTCCTGACCACCGGGTTCCTGGGGATGATGTATTACTTCGTGCCCAAGCAGGTCGGGCGGCCGGTGTATTCCTATCGCCTGTCCATCGTGCACTTCTGGGCGCTGATCACCCTGTATATCTGGGCCGGCCCCCACCACCTGCATTACACGGCGCTGCCGGACTGGGCGCAGTCGTTGGGCATGGCCATGTCGCTGATCCTGCTGGCACCCAGCTGGGGCGGGATGATCAACGGCATGATGACCCTCTCCGGCGCCTGGCATAAATTGCGCACCGACCCGATCCTGCGCTTTTTGGTGTTGTCGTTGGCGTTCTACGGCATGTCGACCTTCGAAGGGCCGATGATGGCGATCAAGACGGTCAACGCCCTGTCCCACTACACCGACTGGACCATCGGCCACGTACACGCCGGCGCCCTGGGCTGGGTGGCAATGATCACCTTTGGCTCGCTGTACCACATGATCCCCAAAGTCTTCGGCCGCGAGCAGATGTACAGCGTGCCGCTGATCAACCTGCACTTCTGGCTGGCCACCATCGGCACAGTGTTGTACATCGCCTCAATGTGGGTCAACGGCATCACCCAGGGCCTGATGTGGCGGGCGGTCAACGACGATGGCACCCTCACCTACTCCTTCGTCGAAGCGTTGCAGGCCAGCCACCCGGGGTTTGTGGTGCGGTTTGCCGGCGGCGTGTTCTTCCTCAGCGGCATGTTGCTGATGGCCTACAACACCTGGCGCACGGTACGGGTGGCGGATTTGAAGGTGGCGCACAGTGATGCGCAGATCGCCTGA
- a CDS encoding ABC transporter permease, producing MKRLAARLLASVGVLWGAATLTFVAIHFSAGDPVLAILGGPDAIPTPQQLAQVREEYGFDQPLWVQYGRYVGRVAQGDFGESYRLRIPVTEAIGKQIGATLQLALSAALLAIGLALASAVLTAKRNPWVRRVASASELVLSSSPSFVLGILLLLVFSFQWPVLPPAGSNGWQTLILPTIALALPIAGMLSQVLRQELEDILEQPFIAMARARGLSQTAVRLRHALRHALVPLVTLSGFIFASLLGGAVVTEMLFARQGIGRMMLDAAVAKDAPVVLGITLLAALVYVVVNLLVDVLNGLIDPRVKPR from the coding sequence ATGAAACGGCTTGCCGCTCGACTACTGGCCAGCGTGGGCGTGCTGTGGGGCGCGGCCACCCTGACCTTCGTCGCCATTCATTTCAGTGCCGGCGACCCGGTGCTGGCAATTCTCGGCGGGCCGGATGCCATTCCGACACCTCAGCAATTGGCCCAGGTCCGCGAGGAGTACGGCTTTGACCAACCATTGTGGGTGCAATACGGGCGCTACGTGGGGCGGGTCGCCCAGGGTGATTTTGGCGAGTCGTACCGCCTGCGCATTCCCGTCACCGAGGCCATCGGCAAGCAGATCGGCGCCACGCTGCAACTGGCCCTGAGCGCGGCGCTGTTGGCCATTGGCCTGGCGCTGGCCAGCGCGGTGCTCACCGCCAAGCGCAACCCCTGGGTGCGCCGCGTGGCGTCGGCCAGCGAGTTGGTGCTGTCGTCATCGCCGTCGTTCGTGCTGGGGATTTTGCTGTTGCTGGTGTTTTCGTTCCAGTGGCCGGTGTTGCCGCCGGCAGGCTCCAACGGCTGGCAAACCCTGATCCTGCCGACCATCGCCCTGGCGCTACCGATTGCCGGGATGCTCAGCCAGGTGCTGCGCCAGGAACTGGAAGACATCCTCGAACAACCCTTTATCGCCATGGCCCGTGCCCGCGGCCTGTCGCAGACCGCCGTGCGCCTGCGCCATGCACTGCGCCACGCCCTGGTGCCGCTGGTGACCCTGTCCGGGTTCATCTTCGCCAGCCTGCTGGGGGGAGCGGTGGTCACCGAAATGCTGTTCGCCCGCCAGGGGATCGGGCGAATGATGCTCGATGCCGCCGTGGCCAAGGATGCGCCGGTGGTGCTGGGAATCACGTTGTTGGCGGCGCTGGTTTATGTGGTGGTGAACCTGTTGGTGGATGTGCTCAACGGGTTGATTGACCCACGGGTTAAACCGCGATGA
- a CDS encoding TonB-dependent receptor family protein, with the protein MKLISRPLPQLSSSSFKTVSTLTLILASQWAHAEESRLETVTVQASKVTASEEAQLKLDEVAGGVSLVKAADVERGRSATLEDTLAYQPGVYAQSAGGNDAIKISIRGSGANTSPGYFREGTKFLFDGLALTGSGGTPYELLETQGLDYTEVLRGANAFQYGALSLGGAINMVTHSGLTAPGNHARFEAGSFGWRKQQLSTGGAVDNADYYISLSNSERDGYQDWTFTKAKGVVTNFGYRFNPKLQTRLFVRYREEYHESSGTLTKAQLKHDSSQTNPVALASRDDSTKRGSTWVGSKTTYTFDDDATLDFGLVYHNYPQVLYRKSTVNPNYWDWRDLNLSLTYNRSDQIQGHTSNTSLSLTSTQHLQAGVKTYNGNPASSTYGALQKQSRYTGSFDRVFAAGNDLQLTDRLWLSTGLSLSQIKRDIEVRYSDRANTSPYPAHYKYDSWNVAPRLGLRYEITPDFQVFGNVSRSIDPPSSWSSSGSGVASNYAKTLTEQKANTVEFGVRGKAGIFDGSLAVYRSWIKDELLTVEVIPATRTTAAVNSTSNASPTIHQGIEAGLDTELWQSERGETVSLRQAYTLNDFYYRNDARFGSNELPGLPKHVYQAELQYRHPDGFYAGVNVRSVSSTAVDYANTLYAPSYTIFGAKLGYEAPSKKWQVYLDVKNLTDQNYVTAIQPIYDAQGKDVAALYPGDGFGAFTGVAFNF; encoded by the coding sequence TTGAAGCTGATCTCAAGGCCTCTGCCTCAACTCTCCTCCAGCTCGTTTAAAACCGTCAGCACCCTGACCTTGATCCTCGCCTCGCAATGGGCCCACGCCGAGGAGTCGCGCCTTGAGACCGTAACGGTCCAGGCGAGCAAGGTCACCGCCAGCGAAGAAGCCCAGCTCAAGCTCGACGAGGTGGCCGGCGGCGTCAGCCTGGTCAAGGCTGCCGATGTCGAACGCGGCCGCTCGGCGACGCTGGAGGACACCCTCGCCTATCAGCCCGGCGTGTACGCGCAGTCGGCGGGCGGCAACGATGCAATCAAGATTTCCATTCGCGGCTCCGGGGCCAACACCTCGCCGGGGTATTTTCGCGAAGGCACCAAGTTCCTGTTCGACGGCCTGGCCCTGACCGGCTCCGGCGGCACGCCTTATGAGCTTTTGGAAACCCAGGGCCTGGACTACACCGAAGTACTGCGCGGGGCCAATGCCTTCCAGTACGGCGCGCTGTCATTGGGTGGCGCAATCAATATGGTGACCCACTCTGGCCTGACTGCACCGGGCAATCACGCGCGCTTCGAGGCCGGCAGCTTTGGCTGGCGCAAGCAGCAACTGAGCACTGGCGGCGCGGTGGACAACGCTGACTACTACATCAGCCTGAGCAACTCCGAACGCGACGGTTATCAGGACTGGACCTTCACCAAGGCCAAGGGCGTGGTCACCAACTTCGGCTACCGTTTCAACCCCAAGCTGCAAACCCGCCTATTCGTGCGCTACCGTGAGGAATACCACGAAAGCTCCGGCACCCTGACCAAGGCCCAACTCAAGCACGACTCTTCGCAGACCAACCCGGTGGCCCTGGCCAGCCGCGATGACTCGACCAAGCGTGGCTCGACCTGGGTTGGCAGCAAGACCACCTACACCTTCGACGATGACGCGACCCTGGATTTTGGCCTGGTCTATCACAACTATCCGCAGGTGCTGTACCGCAAGAGCACGGTCAACCCCAACTACTGGGACTGGCGCGACTTGAACCTGTCGCTGACCTATAACCGCAGCGACCAGATCCAGGGGCACACCAGCAACACCTCCCTGAGCCTGACCAGCACCCAGCACCTGCAAGCCGGGGTCAAGACCTACAACGGCAACCCGGCCTCCAGCACCTACGGCGCCCTGCAAAAACAGTCACGCTACACCGGCTCGTTCGACCGCGTGTTTGCCGCCGGCAATGACCTGCAACTGACCGACCGCCTGTGGTTGTCCACCGGCCTGTCGTTGAGCCAGATCAAGCGCGATATCGAGGTGCGCTACTCGGACCGCGCCAATACGTCGCCCTACCCAGCCCACTACAAATACGACAGCTGGAACGTCGCGCCGCGCCTGGGCTTGCGCTATGAAATCACCCCGGACTTCCAGGTGTTCGGCAACGTCAGCCGCTCCATCGACCCGCCCAGCAGTTGGTCGTCGTCCGGCTCTGGGGTAGCCAGCAACTACGCCAAGACCCTCACCGAGCAGAAGGCCAATACCGTTGAATTTGGCGTGCGCGGCAAGGCCGGGATTTTCGACGGCAGCCTGGCGGTGTACCGCTCATGGATCAAGGATGAATTGCTCACCGTCGAAGTGATTCCGGCCACCCGGACTACGGCGGCGGTCAACTCGACGTCCAACGCCAGCCCGACCATCCACCAGGGCATCGAAGCCGGCCTGGATACCGAGTTGTGGCAGAGCGAGCGTGGCGAAACAGTCAGCCTGCGCCAGGCCTACACCCTCAACGACTTCTACTACCGCAACGACGCACGCTTTGGCTCCAACGAACTGCCGGGCCTGCCCAAGCACGTGTACCAGGCCGAACTGCAATACCGCCATCCCGACGGGTTCTATGCCGGGGTCAATGTGCGCTCGGTATCGAGTACTGCCGTGGACTACGCCAACACCCTGTATGCGCCCTCCTACACGATCTTCGGCGCCAAGCTGGGGTATGAAGCCCCGAGCAAGAAATGGCAGGTGTACCTGGACGTGAAAAACCTCACCGACCAGAACTACGTCACCGCCATCCAGCCGATCTACGACGCCCAGGGCAAGGACGTTGCCGCGCTGTATCCAGGGGATGGTTTTGGCGCCTTCACCGGTGTGGCGTTCAACTTCTAA